A window of Rhipicephalus microplus isolate Deutch F79 chromosome X, USDA_Rmic, whole genome shotgun sequence genomic DNA:
CCAATTTCGTTGAGCATTCTCAATTCTCTAATATCTAGATTACATGATATATGAAGCAAAAACATCAGAACACAGAAACACAATATGTACATACTTGAATACAAAACACCTCTACTTGTGTATGTTTGtaaatattacaacatgaaagCTTCTTGTAATAAGTGTTTGCACAGTGCAAAAAACAAGGAAATAAAAGAGTACACAAAATGTGCATGGTGTTGTAATAGATGCAAGTGAACTTTATAAGGTGCTATATTAGATGAGAGGACACAACACAGTGCTCGTGTTGCGTCGGCTCGTTTGTCTTTATTTTGCACCTTGGAAAAACGTCAATGTGAAAACTTGTAAAAATCTTGTTAAACTTGTCTGGCAGTGAAGAGAGATGCATCCATTACAAGTTAACATAACAGGGGATATTAATATTTTTTATCAAGAAAATAATCAGAAGCTTCAAAAAAGAAGTGTTTGCCCTTGTTATTGTGAAACAATCACTTTTGACAAGCATCTTTCATTATGCTCTCTTAAGCGAGAATGTTAAGATAATCTTTAAATACAATTAAAAGGGGCAACTGAAGATGGCGACTTGACAGGCTGGGCGAGTTACTTGACTGGACGAGTAATTTTAATTATGACCTCAGGCATTTGGAATGACTGTGTTGTTCTACTTTtgctataaaatattttgtcataTGCAAAACACCTGCACATACAGATATGACTTGAGAATGATTTATCAAGCAATGTTGTTTTTTTCAAAATCTTAATCGCAGGATGTTACATGCCAAAGCTATAATTTGATTATCAAGCACAATGCAGTTGGGCACTCTAGATTAATTGTGATACCTGGACTTATTCAATATGCACTTAACTATACAAAAATTTCTGCATTTCACCCTATGAAGTGTTGCTGTAGTAACTGGGATCAATGCCCAGCAGTACAACACCATTGCCACTAAGCTATGCAGCGAGTCCtaaaaatgctgttttttttttttttttgcactggaaGTATTTCACCACATGAGAAGAAAGCACTTATAGTTGCACAACTTCCTCCAGAAGCAGGGTAGTGCAGATAGATGTGGGTAGTAGAACATGCTCTTAACGTACCATATTCTCTTATGCAGGGGGAGAAGGAGGGTTACATGCTAAAACAGCAGTATAATTAGGAGGCACATCGTAACAGACAGCTCAGAGAATTTCCGACCACCTGAGGATCTTCATGGCACACCTAAATCTTTGTAAAGCAATGGAGGAAAAATTCctctagcattttgcctccatcgaaatgcagctgctgcagccgagaTAAAACCTGTGACttacaggtcagcagccaagcatcgTAACCACCATGGCAGCTGATAGTTTCTGCCACTTCCACTGCATTAACAAGACCCTTCTGCTGAAAGATAGTAATATACTATGTGGTGGTACGAATTGGAACCCAATCCCAGTAAACTTTCTAGCCAAGGATAAACTGGGATGAAAGGCATGACGACTGAACAGGCTCAAGGTGCAAAATAAAGACAAGGGATAAGGCACACGAGTACATTGGTTCATGCTTATCAGTTCCACAAACCTATCTTGGTCATGTATCAACTAACCTGAAAGCAGACATCACTAAGCATGACTACCCATCAATGTGATACCTTGATGCTTTGGCAATTTTGAAACTTTCACTAAAACAAATTGCTAAACAATACTATGGTTGGATGTAGCTTAAGTCAGTGAGCCTAGATGATTGAAGCACAGCAGCCAATTACTGAAGATATAGTCCAAATGATGTACAGTGTTCTACACTCTTGGGGTGAAGACGACTCGGCGTGGGTAAGCTCTGGGAAGCGTCTGTGCATATGGCACAGCTGCGTATCGTAGCAAAGCTGAGCAGACGCACGAGGCAAGTACAACACATAATCTGCTACAGCACTGATGACACCAAAGTACACCGCTCTTGCTTTATTATGGCAAAGCAAGAACAGCACATTATTGTCCTATTTCGTTTCTATATGCAACAGCACTAGATGCACAGGCACGCCACAGAGCGCTGCCACGCTGAGCCATCTTCTGCAATGTGTGTAACTGCTGcattccgtttttttttgtatagttgCTTTGTATGTACACAATTTGCTAAGTCCTAACCTGAACCTTCAGTAATGTTATTGTTACttgtaaaatttaaaaaaaaagctcttatTGTTCCTTGTTCATAATATAGTTTTTTGAATGAATTAACACAGGAGGTGCTGCCTGTTGATAGTAACCTTCAGACTTCCTCCTGTATATTTACCTGCAATGTATTACCTTTTCAACATGACTATTAAAGATTGATTGAATGATGGGGTCACCAATCATGCTGCTTATGTCAGTCTAGAGAGCAAATTCATTGGTGCAGGCTTGAGCTACAAATGGCACTGCCCTCGAAAGATATACTGGACAAAAAATGCTCGTATGTTGTATATAACTAATGGCTCATAATATCCTTAAAGCAATTTCTGGTGTAATTTCTTTCTTGAAGTAAACCAGAAAGTTTGTCTTATACACAAAACGGAGTGTCTAATAGTgttacgtctagacgtaacgaTAGAAGCTGTTAAGTTACATCCAGACGTGAAAATAAAGAATGTTAGAGTTACGTCCAGCGTGACAATTCAAAACCGGCTTGCTAAACCATCCGGACCGATCGGCAGTTGTGGCGTAATAGGCTGAGGCAACACATACAGGATGGTGAGGCGATTGGTTTTGAGCCCCtttgcgatcttttttttttctatatatatatatatatatatatatatatatatatatatatataagaaaatcACTTTCGTGGTCACGGCAGTCGCGCAAAACTGCGTTGCTATTGTGCCGTACAGTTTTGCTGTAGCAAAATAGTGAGTAATAGTGACGAAAGCACACCAAAAAGCGAGAATATCCCAGTGACACATGAGCAAACCTCCGAGACTGCCAaatgattatcaaactcaagtaccacacgacggacgtaactttAGCAGCTGATCATAGTTATGCCTGGACGTAACTTTCACCTTCCGCAAAAGCTACATCTAAATGTAACGATAGAAGATGTTTCGTCCAGCATGACAGCTATACAAAATGGGCTTTTTAGACCCTCCAGACCGATCGGCAGTTGTGACGCAGTTGGTTAAGGCAGCACGTACAGGATTATGGGGTTGTTGGTTTGAGTCCCTCCGtaactttttcttttatttgcataagtattttttaaaaCATTGCAGCATTAATGTTCTATGGGCgccgcttttattttttttctcggtgaCAAATATTTCTCACTGTGTGCGATCGTTTTCCTTGTATCTGTGCGTGTTTATGTTGTATGTAAATGGTGTTACGTGACTGAAACAATCAAGTATTCTCTTTTTGCTGTGgcggccacaaaaaaaaaaaaacatttctctgTAATTAGTTGAAATTCCATCAAACTCTAGCAGATGCAAACGTCACCGTGGTACCGTGGACGTAACGCAAGCAGTGGCTATGGTTATGTCTAGACGTAGCGAAGCCGTTGGCTCTAGTTATGGCTGGACATAACGATTGTGGTGCTTACAGTTACATCTGGACGAAACCCTAGCCACACCGTTCACAAAAATGGTTTTTATGTAGTGGACATGATGATCGCATGTACGTACTATAACAGTCAGATGAAATCTGCTTCTATCCAATAAGAATTTTGCAGAGTAAAATGCCACCGCACTGTCCTAAGAGCTTTGTCCCGTAATCTGCAGATCTCTTTGAAGCATTCTAAAAGCTGAGGTGTTTGTCTCGCAGAAataacttgggggggggggggggggcagcaaagGGCATCTGATGTTTATGTTGCAATAAATTGAAACCTGGGTACAATGTAACCTGGACATAGTCGAGGCATGTAACAGGAGAAAGTTTTGATGAGGCGATATTTCCTGGCTTATTGCTTTCACACTGCTAAGAGGTTACAGTGTTTACAGTATTGATTGCACTTCCTACACGGCCTCAACAGACTTATGCAGACAGAAAGTGCGATGGAGTTGACGCACACAGGAGGCGAGACACGCAAGCGTCTCCTCTGCCCGCGTCTCGTGTTTCGCGCTATTGCTCCGTCATTACGTGCCTTAACAAGTCTAGACTAACTCCAGGCATGTCACGTCACTATCACACCGCTTCTCAGAAACTAGCAAAGATCTAATTGCCTCTAGACATCCAGATTTCATACATAGTTTAATATCCACATCAGAGAAAAATTAAAAGCATACTTACGCGAACAGCGAGTTTATTATATAGGATCCTATTATGCACCGCCCCCGCATGTCCTTTATATGCACCGCCTGCAATTGACGACATCGCATATAGCACAACACAACAGTGGCAATTAAACGCTGCGACAAAAAGACTGGATTCTCACCTCGTAAGAAAACAGTTGATCGAGCGACAAAACTTGGCCGGTGACAATGTCGAGGAAGCATATCCAAAAGCCTAGTCCGACATAGTACATGCACTGAAGAGTTATCATTTGAGATATGATGAGAAACGGGTCCCACACTGAGTAGCGGAAGTGACCAGCCATTATACAGAATGATTTGTCACAGACTTGTTTTTTAAATGAAGTGTGTGAAATTTCAGGAGGGGCAGCACTTCATTTTATCCGTCCGACAACCCAGCCTCTCACCATGGCTTAGGCAAGCCGTGCAGGCTGCTACTTGAACAAAGGCAGGGTTTGAATAGAACCTTACGATTCCTTCAGTAAAATTAGTTTGATCATTGTAAGTTTGGCGGTTTACGTTTCTACGCACAGCAATGACATCGATCGCAACAACTATACACCAACTAATCGTGGCCTGTGAGGATACGGATTTGGATGGTCGCTCGCAATGCAATCCACAAAAAAATccaatttcgaacgtaacatgctTATAAAATACCTTGCTTGACTAAGCATAAGTTCAATTGTCATTATAAAAAAGTAAAACGAAATTAAAAATTTTGAAATTACAAGCACTTTGTCATGGCGTAGCGCTAATGCCATTTGCCTTGCCTATGCCATCCTAGCTTAGCTAGCGTCCGCAACTTCCGCTCCTTCCGTGTGTCCTACCGGCTTCACTCGTACGGCTGCAGGTGAGGTTGATCTGCGCCGCTGTTCTCTGCTGGCTGGTTTTCCGAAAAATTCCGCTGAGCTCCTTTAAGCTGAGGTAACAGTGCCATTAAGGTGTGGTGAATGTCGCCGATCACTTGAAATGTGCAATCACTGCGCTTGAGGGAGCGTTTGCTAGGTTTCACCTTTTGCGATTAAGCCTAACCTTTTGGAAGGCGGTGGAGGTCAAAAAAGGTGGATGTTACAGGTTGCATTAATGATGTTTCATTTGGGCCCTATTAGTTATCTGAGATTTAGCTTTACGTGTTGTCTTGTAATGTATTATGTTGACTTTGTGGCatcttgctttttttctatgtGGAAACTTCTGCCGAGAGGTGCCAGTAtcgatttttttttgcactcgtGCAGGACGAAAATATTCAAGTCATGTGGATCGTGTGAATTGCACAAATTTAGGACTTACGTCACTATGTTTAATTTGAGGCTGGGGAACGTGCGATGTTTGTGTACACCGACTTTTATGCCAAGTGAAGTGTACGAACTCGGGAAAGCTCGAGTGCAGTAGTAGGTTCCGTTTTTTACTTATTCCGAGGCGAGCCGTTGGTAAAGTAGCGACATGCGTATTGAAAGGTTTGTTTTTATCCTCTTAGTTAAAGCGTTTGTAGGTATCGATTGTGTTCATTGCTGTGACGATCCGCATAAACGCGAAGCCCTCAAATATTACTGGTGAAAACCGTGCGCAAGGTAGGCGGCGTGAGTGGACTGCTGACTGATCTCGATTACCATGCGTTGCAATGTGCGATCAGAGCCGTGTTTGCTTTGTTCGCAGATTGTCTTGCCAAGCGCCTTCGATGAATTGTATTCACACCTTACTACTGACGTTTTGCATAACAATCAGGATAATACGTGAAATTTTGAGTAGGCCTGTCACGTTATTATGCTTGGCTTTGCCCTGCAGGTTTGGATTTTTAGATGTTTATTTAGCGATTCGGAGTTTGGAGGTTGTGGAGCTGTGAGGCACTAAAGTGACAATCAGGTGTTGCGTTGTGTGCATCTGAGTTTTAAGTGAAGGACGAAGATGCCAACAAGTGTTGCTGTATGCACAGTCGGAATTTCACCTTTCTAGGGCAGTTGAGGGCATGGCTGCGGGCACTGGCCCTATCAGAAGCTGCGACGTGTCGTTAGCTACAAGTTTCTGTTCATGCTTGAAGTGTGACCTAGCATATGGTGTGACCATGTTTAGTACCATTATAGCATCTGTCTGTACATGCTTTTGGGAAAAGCAGCGATCGACTGGCTGAACTAGCCAAGTGTGATACCGACTGCAGATTCCATCAGGGTCAATTGATTGTGCTAGCATTTTTTGTCAAAAATTTTCCACCCCAAGGTGCAAGTGCAGACCTAACACAAGTAAATGTTATATAATAATTGAGACTGAATTGCACTGAATTGTGTGGCATAGTAAAGTCCTACTTGTTTTTATCTATGGTAGGGTAAAAAAGGTTATCATTTATATGAATATTAGATCAGTGTCCCTTTCCCAAATTTTTTACTTGATCTAATGCCCCAACTGATATATATCCAGATCACTAAGCAGCAGTACAAGTTGTAGCAGTAATATAGATGTATTATCAATTATGCAAGGGTCTGGTCAGGATTAAATTTAACTACAATTGGCTCTTTTCTTGCGCTGACTTGCACAAATGAGCTAATCATGATTGAAGTTGATTCCCTTTAGGCCAAAGCACGATACGAAATGCACCATTTGCCATACCATTAATGAGGAGCAAATGTCATTCATCATCTTCGTTATCAGCAAGCTTCAAAATATCTGTGCTAGCTTAAATTTGTGGCATTCATTCCTTTTTTGTGCCTCCACAAGATGCCACCGCTGGCCTTTTGGAGATGTGGGGAAGTGCTGTTCCTGCTAAAAGCACAAAATGAAAGTTTTGTTTAGATATACAGAGGCGTCTAATTCCACATTGAACACTGCACTGTGCGGCCAGTGCTCCGTGGAGTGCCTCTCGTGGGCACTTGCCGAACTTATGTGCAAGCACAATGACAGCTGTAGGAGGGGTCTTCGCTGCATCATCTGCTAAAGTGTGGTGGCTCCACTGAATTGTGCTAGATTTGCTCTGAAGATCACTTAAATCTTGTTGTGCCTATGCAAATCACTGATGCCACATGCTGCACGAGAGGCGAAGCAACCGCTCCTTGTTCTGCCAACTTTTACGCTTCGCGTTTCCTTTATTTTCGGCATCAGATTTCCCTAGTAATAAACCTTAGCCCATCCATGAATAAGATCTCTAAACTGTGCTGAACCTCCCACAACTAAGCATATCTATCTGCAGGGGCATGGGCAGAAGTTTTTTCTGGGGAGGGAAAGGTCACTACCTTGATCCGAAGAGGGGGCCGAgcaggcaaatggtcattttgtACTATTGTatgtcaagaaaaaaagaaatttcttCGAAGGGGGAAGTAGTATACGGGCCCGGTTAGCCACTGCTTAGTTTCTTTGTACCCAGTCGCCAGAACGTTCCCGATGCTCATGCAATTGTTTTTTATCAGCTTAAAGGTGTTAGTCTTGCATAACAGCTTTAAATATGGGAAGTTTCCAATGGTTAGCCACTTAAAAACAAAAAGGATGAGGCAGTTTGCCCATTTCAAAGTAGTGGCATATCATTTGGCTGTTACCAGCACCGGTGCTATCATAGACTAGCCTATATAAGTCACCAACACGCCGCCCTAATTTTTACTGTTTTTTAACCGCGCTTCTTCATACTATTCTTGCAGGCATATTAAAAAAGGTTGAAATAGAGCTTTCAGCAATCAGTGCATCTAAGAAACACCACTGTCAAATTTTAACTTCTGTCCGCCGGCACTGAATTGACTCTCTCTCTATTGCTACGCAACCCATGGCCCCCGCATCGCTTTTGATCTTTCTTCGCTCAATATTTGAGCACAGTGCAGAAAATTTTCTTTATGCCTTCAGTTTGCAGCATATTCAAACTTACATACTTCGTTACTGACTTTATTTCGCAAGCTTTCAGCAGATGAAAACAATTGTGTCTGTCACGGGAATGTTCTGGTTAGCCCCAAACAGCTCAGTAGATTACTTGTGGGAACACCTGTGGGTGTTTGAGATTTTACTCTTGCAAGGCCCCAGGTTCATTACTTCTGAGATCGcatgcagaaaagaaagaaaacatgatAAGCAAAAACTAGATAAGACGAGCAGATATCGCTGTGTGCATTGAAAATCTTGCATGCTCATCGCGAGATACAAAGTTAGCTCCACCGCAAAACAAAAGCGATTCCGCGGAGCCTCTGCGCTTTAGCAGATGACGCGGCGATGGCCCCACCTACAGCTGCTACTGCGCTTGTGTGCTAGTTCGCCAAGCGTTCGCGCAAGGCGCTCTGCTTGATAAATATGTACATGTTGACAAATATGCACATGTGAGCCTCGACTCGGAAAAACAAAGACTAGGGGGAAGCAAGAATATCACTTTTTGCTTAGACTGATAACAGGTTATCAAAACTTCGCTAATGCAAAAACAAAGTATTCTTTCTTGTAAAGAATGGCTCTTGCGCTAAGcaaaaagttgattgattgatatgtggggtttaacgtcccaaaaccactatatgattatgagagacgccgtagtggagggctccggaaatttagaccacctggggttctttaacgtgcacccaaatctgagcacacgggcctacaacatttacgcctccatcggaaatgaatcccggctgcggcggctgcatttccgatggaggcggaaatgttgtaggcccgtgtgctcagatttgggtgcacgttaaagaaccccaggtggtctaaatttccggagccctccactacggcgtctcttataatcatatagtggttttgggacgttaaaccccacatatcaatcaactttttACTTAGCACAAGAGCCATTCTTTACAAGAAAGAATACTTTGTTTTTGCATTAGCGAAGTTTTGATAACCTGTTATCAGTCTGAACACAAATCGTTGCAACCTGCTTGGTGACTTATGCTATCCTTACCTTGTTGGTGTTGCGCCTGCTTAATGCGCCTATGGTGGGGTGTGCATGCTTACAGTTTTATGTAAATATAAGTGGATAGCTTTTTGAATAAACAGTTGATAGTGAGTAGTTGTTCATATCTACCTTTTACATATTTTGGTGTTTTCTTGGGGCTTTCTCTTGTTCTAAGTGCCTTAACTGTTAGTGTCTGATCGGTGGATGGCATGAAAACGGCCTGGATACGCTAGCATGGTTGCAATTTAAAAGATGTGCTTAATCACCTCATTTATGGGCTTCTTTGGCTGCTTGCAAAACAGCACTTTTTTTTGCCATGGTACAGGATTTACATTATTGTATCTTGACCCATTTTATCTAAATTTGACATCCTCACATGTTGGGGGTAGTGACTTAAAAATCGGTGCCAAATCTAGCCCTGCCTGTTGTGGTGGGACAACCGAGAAATCGGGCGCACTGTTGCATGGTTGCAATATTAGATTTGCTTTTTGGCTTTACCCATAGAGTTTAATTATTCCGTGTGcttgttttgaagaaaaaaaacattttttctgcTCTTGCGAAGCCACTGTTCACACTCAGCAGTTCCATTGCTGTTCAGACAAGCACTTGTTTTTTCAATGATTGACACTTAAAAGATGGCACGTACAACTCATATGAGTGTGTTGATCATTGTTTGTAGAGCCACTATTCCAATCAGCAATGGCACTCCTGACGACAATTCAGTGGCATGTGTAGTTCAAGGCCGATAGGGCTGGGGCATGGAAGTTCATAAGGAGGGCTGACGTGATGATGAGTGAACACATGTAGTTAGTCCAGAAACTGCCTAAACGAATTTACTTTAGAAAGTACACTTGGATTTTTTCTTTCTAATGTGTGCTGTTGGGGAGGGGAAAGGCATTGTCCTACATGTGTGACTTACAATTGTGTAAATATGGTACGTCTGTTAATGTTTTTTAGATTGCTAACTATTTGGTATTTCTCTGCGAGCTCTACAAGTTACCTCATCTTAATGTGCAAGATTGATTTGGAGGGATACCGAGAGTGTACTCTCGCCTATAGCCATAACAGACTTATAATCAAGTAGACATGGTAAATGATGAGATTTTTAATGTTAGGGCCTATGGCATCCTTAAAGTTTCATTTCCTGAGAATCCTGATTTATGCTGTTGCAGGTTTTAGGCATGCAGTGACTTCTTGCTGGCTTTAGTGATACAGGGTCTTAGAGATTAACAGATCAATGTGCAATTTGCTTTCAGCATGGCAAACCGACTGCTGCAGATCAGCGAGCGTGCAGTCAAGTTGGCACCCTTAGCAGCACGGGCTCAACCAGCAGCTGCATACCATGGCCGTGCCCTTATTGGCAAGCGAGAAGTGGTTGGCTTTGGTATGAATGGCGAGTACAGCTACATTGACAACCCCGACTTCCCTATGCCAGCCATCCGCTACAAGGAACCCACTCCAGATATTGAAAAATTGCGTGAGAAGGAGAAGGGGGATTGGAAAAACCTCACTCTGGAGGAGAAGAAAGCCTGTGAGTCATTTATAAACAGAGTCCCATTTGAGTGTAGGCTGTGCAAAAGGTATTTTTTTGTGACTGATCCCCTTTGCAGTAAGTTTTAATGGGGAAACCCATGCACAGTTTTGAACAGAAAAGCTGATCCAGTTGCATTGAAGTATAACCGTATGTGCACGAAATTACCAAGAAGAGTGGGGTATGGGGCCAATTTCTATTGTTGTGTCTGTGCAGTGTTTTTGAACAGGCTGCGATGCCATCATTTGTATCACTGGTGTACTTGCTCAATTTTTATATGCAATTGTTGCCGTTTTGACTATGTTTCATGTTGCTATCGTCAAATAAGACACCATTCAGTAAGTAGAAATCAAACCACTTATATGGTTCTTGATGGTGTCCTGGGCCTAAAAGTGCATTCCCACCAGGAAGCTTTCTATTAGCAGGCGATATCCAATCAGCGCATTGAAGCTCTAGTAGTGCGTGTTATGTCCATTGTGCCTGCCCACTCTCCCAAGATATCGTCAGCCCGACTGTGCTTGCTGCAGGaggaaggcctctcccattttccgccagCCAACTctgtcttgtgcttgctgctgccactttatacccgcaaacttcctaatctcatctggccatctttttttctgctttctactcacccgcttgccttttcttagaatccagtctgtgattctttatgaccagcggttat
This region includes:
- the LOC119177006 gene encoding cytochrome c oxidase subunit 4 isoform 1, mitochondrial, yielding MANRLLQISERAVKLAPLAARAQPAAAYHGRALIGKREVVGFGMNGEYSYIDNPDFPMPAIRYKEPTPDIEKLREKEKGDWKNLTLEEKKALYRYSFFQTYAEMNASRNEWKPIVGNVCLLLGATLWVWIFLKKFVYGPLPESTSLEARQAQLQRMIDLRVNPVEGIASKWDYENNRWK